The following proteins come from a genomic window of Pirellula staleyi DSM 6068:
- a CDS encoding sulfatase, which produces MYQPILVRLAIGAIVASFLGSFVSEILAEESRPNVIIINIDDLGYADIGPFGSKKNPTPALTKMAAEGMKLTSHYAAPVCSPSRAALLTGCYPKRVLSIPHVLFPSAGSGLHPDEVTIADMLKASGYKTACLGKWHVGDQAEFLPTKQGFDSYYGIPYSNDMGTATDGSKSNFGAPLPMPGAKGKGKQPAQATGELPLGSPTGLTGNMQPPLPLLENDKVVARVRGEDQVNLTRDYTKRAVNFIRENKDQPFFLYFAHTAVHFPMYPSKEFRTSDRGTLDDWVDEVDASVGEVLAALAEMKIDEKTLVIFTSDNGGSLPHGSDNTPLKGSKGLTWEGGIRVPTIARWPGTIKGGTSTSAITGMIDLLPTIAAATGAKLPERKLDGLNQLPLLNGTAKESPRREFFYFRGLELDAVRRDNWKLHLAKGELYDLESDIGESKNVAADHPEIVKSLTELAATADNDLGQKGIGPGVRPLGTVEAPRPLIGRDGTVRADAVGDAKILP; this is translated from the coding sequence ATGTACCAGCCAATCCTCGTGCGACTCGCAATTGGGGCGATCGTTGCCTCGTTTTTGGGGAGCTTCGTCTCCGAGATACTTGCGGAAGAATCTCGGCCAAATGTGATCATCATCAACATCGACGATCTGGGCTATGCCGACATTGGCCCGTTCGGTTCGAAGAAAAACCCCACTCCCGCGCTCACCAAAATGGCCGCTGAAGGGATGAAACTGACGTCGCATTACGCAGCGCCAGTCTGTTCACCATCGCGCGCAGCGCTGCTGACCGGTTGCTACCCCAAACGGGTCCTCTCGATTCCTCACGTACTTTTTCCGTCGGCTGGCTCGGGGCTTCATCCCGACGAAGTGACGATTGCCGACATGCTCAAAGCATCGGGCTACAAAACGGCCTGTCTCGGAAAATGGCATGTCGGCGACCAAGCTGAGTTTTTGCCGACGAAACAAGGATTCGACTCGTACTACGGAATTCCCTATTCCAACGACATGGGAACTGCCACCGATGGCTCGAAGAGCAACTTCGGCGCGCCGCTCCCCATGCCGGGTGCGAAGGGGAAGGGAAAACAGCCTGCTCAGGCAACTGGCGAACTTCCGCTCGGATCACCGACCGGATTAACCGGCAACATGCAGCCTCCGCTCCCGCTGCTCGAGAACGACAAAGTCGTGGCGCGGGTACGCGGCGAAGATCAGGTGAACCTCACCCGCGACTATACCAAGCGCGCGGTGAACTTCATTCGCGAGAATAAAGACCAGCCGTTTTTCCTCTACTTTGCCCACACAGCAGTTCACTTTCCGATGTATCCCTCGAAAGAATTTCGCACGAGTGATCGAGGGACACTCGATGACTGGGTCGATGAAGTCGATGCCAGTGTTGGCGAAGTCTTGGCAGCGCTGGCTGAAATGAAAATTGACGAAAAGACACTCGTGATTTTCACGAGCGACAATGGTGGCTCGCTGCCACACGGTTCCGACAACACTCCCCTCAAAGGATCGAAGGGATTGACATGGGAAGGTGGTATTCGGGTCCCCACGATTGCCCGCTGGCCCGGCACAATCAAGGGAGGCACGAGCACTAGCGCCATCACCGGGATGATCGACCTGCTCCCCACAATTGCTGCCGCCACCGGCGCAAAACTTCCTGAGCGGAAACTCGATGGGCTGAATCAACTCCCGCTCCTCAATGGCACTGCGAAGGAATCGCCTCGCCGCGAATTCTTCTACTTCCGTGGGCTCGAACTCGATGCTGTTCGGCGCGACAACTGGAAGCTGCACCTCGCCAAAGGCGAACTCTACGACCTCGAGAGCGACATTGGGGAGAGCAAGAATGTTGCGGCCGATCATCCGGAGATTGTGAAGTCGCTGACCGAACTGGCTGCCACAGCCGACAACGATCTCGGCCAAAAAGGGATTGGCCCTGGGGTCCGTCCACTTGGAACGGTGGAAGCCCCTCGTCCGCTGATTGGTCGCGACGGAACAGTACGCGCCGACGCTGTCGGCGATGCGAAGATACTCCCTTAA
- a CDS encoding DUF1570 domain-containing protein: protein MKRDGRERLLVGKVEVEAADGGILLLGVDGQLWPIPKEELVSRKSDDTPFAPLAAADLAAATLKDLPDGFRVHSTKHYLIIYNTSNVYAEWVGALYERLYSAFYTFWTHRGIELKDPEFPLVAVVFDSQSSYAAFSRHELGEGSLSIIGYYSLQTNRVVMYDLTGSQNDSVTGGKQAAAKINQILSRPEAERNVATIVHEATHQLVHNSGFQQRFADIPFWVSEGLAIYFETPDLASAKGWRNIGGVNRVNLLNFRQSLNEIPAGKLMESMLDDSRFRDPKQASAAYGQSWALVYFLMKTRGDKFAVYLKELSQLTPLVAEGNEERLKLFTKHLGDDTSKLEADFMRYMRTVR from the coding sequence ATGAAACGCGATGGTCGCGAGCGTTTGCTCGTTGGCAAGGTGGAGGTTGAAGCGGCCGATGGTGGTATTCTGCTACTCGGGGTTGATGGTCAACTGTGGCCGATTCCCAAAGAGGAACTTGTTTCGCGTAAGAGCGACGATACTCCGTTTGCGCCACTCGCAGCAGCCGATTTAGCAGCCGCTACGCTGAAAGATCTTCCCGATGGTTTTCGCGTACACTCCACCAAGCACTATCTGATTATTTACAACACGTCGAATGTGTATGCCGAATGGGTCGGCGCACTTTACGAGCGTCTCTACTCAGCGTTCTACACCTTCTGGACACATCGCGGCATTGAACTCAAGGACCCCGAGTTTCCACTGGTCGCCGTAGTGTTTGATAGTCAGTCGAGTTACGCCGCGTTCTCGCGTCATGAACTGGGAGAAGGTTCGCTCTCGATTATTGGCTACTACAGTTTGCAAACCAATCGAGTGGTGATGTACGACCTGACCGGGTCGCAGAACGACAGCGTGACGGGGGGCAAACAAGCAGCGGCAAAAATCAATCAGATTCTCTCGCGCCCCGAGGCTGAACGAAACGTCGCGACGATCGTGCACGAAGCGACGCATCAGCTGGTGCACAACAGCGGATTTCAGCAGCGGTTTGCCGATATTCCGTTTTGGGTGAGCGAGGGACTAGCGATTTATTTCGAGACACCCGATTTGGCGAGCGCTAAAGGGTGGCGCAATATCGGCGGAGTGAATCGTGTGAATCTGCTGAACTTTCGGCAGTCGCTCAACGAAATTCCAGCCGGAAAGCTGATGGAATCGATGCTCGACGACAGCCGATTTCGCGATCCGAAACAGGCCTCAGCTGCCTATGGTCAATCGTGGGCACTCGTCTATTTTTTGATGAAAACACGTGGTGATAAGTTCGCCGTTTATCTCAAGGAACTCTCGCAGCTCACGCCGCTGGTCGCCGAAGGCAATGAAGAGCGACTGAAACTGTTTACGAAGCATCTAGGAGACGACACTTCGAAGCTCGAAGCCGATTTCATGCGCTACATGCGAACGGTTCGCTAA
- the xseB gene encoding exodeoxyribonuclease VII small subunit has protein sequence MSTDSKPTEPKPIDKSLSFEESLTKVEQVVRSLEEGQLGLGPSIEAYERAVSHLKYCYGLLAAAERRVELLTAVSPEGEALTAPFDDVATQAASEAAPARRKRAIKKGSTGGDASGDAAADLLSGLD, from the coding sequence ATGTCAACCGACTCCAAACCCACCGAGCCCAAGCCCATCGACAAGTCGCTGTCGTTTGAAGAATCGCTCACCAAGGTCGAGCAGGTGGTCCGTTCGCTCGAAGAGGGCCAACTGGGATTGGGGCCTTCGATCGAGGCTTATGAACGAGCAGTGAGCCATTTGAAGTATTGCTACGGACTTCTCGCAGCAGCCGAGCGCCGCGTGGAGCTGCTCACGGCTGTCAGCCCCGAAGGCGAGGCGCTGACAGCTCCGTTTGACGATGTCGCTACGCAGGCGGCCAGCGAAGCAGCTCCGGCGCGTCGAAAGCGGGCGATTAAAAAAGGATCCACTGGTGGTGATGCGAGTGGCGATGCGGCAGCCGATCTGCTGAGCGGCCTCGATTAG
- a CDS encoding alpha/beta hydrolase produces MFIRSASLIPCLLTLLLVVASSVSHAQDRAYPPKFKGAKEQTYREVDGVKLSCWIIEPKMHAASDKKPCILFFFGGGWTSGTPSQFVNQAQHFAERGMVAILCDYRVASRHKVAPAECVSDARAAVAWTKSQADKLGVDPSKIVVAGGSAGGHLAACCGTLPTDAKELPAAMILFNPALITAPVEGKFEISEARAKGLFARFGKDPAKLSPYHHIRKELPPTLILHGKADSTVPYASVELFTEAMKSAGNRCELVGYDDAAHGFFNYGRGDNAAYRATLTRADEFLVSLQLLSPPKGADK; encoded by the coding sequence ATGTTTATCCGTTCCGCATCGCTCATTCCTTGCTTGCTCACTCTGCTGCTGGTCGTCGCGAGTTCCGTATCGCACGCACAAGATCGCGCCTATCCACCCAAGTTCAAGGGTGCCAAAGAGCAAACCTATCGCGAGGTCGATGGAGTGAAGCTCAGTTGCTGGATCATCGAGCCGAAGATGCATGCCGCCAGCGACAAAAAGCCTTGCATTTTGTTCTTCTTTGGCGGCGGATGGACCAGTGGAACGCCATCGCAGTTCGTGAATCAGGCCCAGCATTTTGCCGAGCGTGGAATGGTGGCAATTCTTTGCGACTACCGAGTCGCCTCGCGACACAAAGTGGCCCCCGCTGAGTGTGTCAGCGACGCCCGTGCTGCAGTCGCTTGGACCAAGTCGCAGGCCGATAAGCTGGGTGTCGATCCAAGTAAAATTGTCGTCGCTGGTGGATCTGCCGGAGGTCACCTGGCTGCCTGCTGCGGTACCTTGCCAACCGATGCTAAGGAACTTCCTGCAGCAATGATTTTGTTCAATCCCGCGCTCATTACCGCGCCAGTGGAAGGGAAGTTCGAGATTTCGGAAGCTCGTGCGAAAGGCCTGTTCGCTCGTTTTGGAAAAGATCCTGCAAAACTCTCTCCCTACCATCACATTCGCAAAGAACTTCCGCCGACTCTCATCCTGCATGGCAAAGCCGACAGCACCGTTCCCTATGCGTCTGTCGAGCTGTTTACTGAAGCCATGAAGAGTGCGGGGAATCGCTGCGAGCTTGTGGGCTACGATGACGCTGCGCACGGATTTTTTAATTACGGGCGTGGTGACAATGCGGCCTATCGCGCTACACTCACTCGCGCCGATGAATTCCTCGTGTCGCTTCAGCTGCTAAGCCCACCGAAAGGTGCAGACAAATAG
- a CDS encoding polyprenyl synthetase family protein gives MLEFADFRELSKTLRSEVDDALVATTEYGPDVPTHLAEAIRHSLLAPAKRLRPLLVLIACEACGYDRSKAMPAAVAVELIHTYSLIHDDLPAMDDDDMRRGRPSCHAKFGESTGILAGDALLAQAFEVLAADHLPGPVVAKCVKELAVAAGAANLVGGQHDDLGAEFADLGLASLEAIHRRKTGAMICVSLRLGAIIAGASSEVLTALSQYGERLGLAFQIVDDLLDLEGDQQLMGKRVGKDSEAGKLTYPKLLGAEASRQRAEMLVAEAIASVSRDDLSSGALIALARYVLERKH, from the coding sequence ATGCTTGAATTTGCGGATTTTCGTGAGCTTTCGAAAACCCTGCGAAGCGAGGTCGACGACGCGCTCGTCGCGACCACCGAGTACGGCCCCGACGTCCCGACCCATCTGGCCGAGGCGATTCGGCACAGCCTCCTTGCGCCAGCTAAGCGTTTGCGCCCCCTGCTGGTGTTAATTGCATGCGAGGCCTGCGGTTACGATCGCAGTAAAGCGATGCCGGCAGCGGTGGCGGTGGAACTCATCCACACCTATTCGCTGATTCACGACGATCTGCCAGCGATGGACGACGACGACATGCGTCGCGGACGTCCCAGCTGTCATGCGAAGTTTGGCGAATCGACCGGAATTTTGGCGGGCGATGCACTCCTGGCTCAGGCGTTTGAAGTCCTTGCGGCTGATCACCTGCCGGGGCCGGTAGTGGCCAAGTGTGTGAAGGAACTGGCGGTTGCAGCAGGAGCAGCGAATTTGGTGGGAGGTCAACACGACGACCTCGGAGCCGAGTTTGCCGACCTGGGGCTGGCGTCGCTCGAGGCCATTCACCGCCGCAAGACCGGCGCGATGATTTGCGTCTCGCTGCGGCTCGGGGCGATCATTGCCGGTGCAAGTAGCGAGGTTCTCACCGCTCTATCACAATATGGAGAGCGGCTGGGCCTAGCATTTCAGATTGTCGACGACCTGCTCGATCTCGAAGGAGATCAGCAGCTGATGGGTAAACGTGTCGGGAAGGATTCGGAGGCGGGGAAACTCACCTATCCGAAATTGCTAGGTGCTGAAGCGAGTCGCCAGCGTGCGGAGATGCTGGTAGCTGAAGCGATTGCGAGTGTTTCTCGCGACGATTTGTCGTCGGGAGCTTTAATAGCACTCGCCCGTTATGTGCTCGAAAGGAAGCATTAA
- the dxs gene encoding 1-deoxy-D-xylulose-5-phosphate synthase, translated as MHQLLSKIESAADLKTMSNAELTQLGAEIRDVLCNLLSTRTAHFASNLGVVELCLALHSVFDFRRDRLIWDTGHQIYPHKLITGRYHEFSTIRTKGGLMGYPNPQESEYDLFMTGHAGSSVSTVLGLKSGDDLMGQSDRKSVAVIGDGAFPSGIVFEALNNAGGLKKDLLVVLNDNKMSICPRVGGVASYLDRLRTTPFYAGLKSEVIKALNRVPVLGDPVERFLAQLKEGVKAGLHGGMLFEDLGFRYLGPIDGHNLPLLKKYLQMVKDLKGPILLHVVTEKGHGFQPAAADPVFFHTPPAFVQENGCAIPKKSSGGVPAYTQIVSESIGEMMAKDSRVVVLTAAMCQGNKLEKVRDEFPDRFFDTGICESHAVAFAGGQAKAGLRPIVDIYSTFLQRSYDQIFQEVSLQNLPVIFTLDRAGLTGPDGPTHHGTYDIAYMRVFPNMVVMAPGDQYDVRPMLNLSLQLNQPSSLRYPKANTETIPGDRAPVELGKAETIRSGRDGVILCLGTLLGDCVRAADVLAREGLDIGVVNARFVKPIDREMVERAIRESTFVITVEEGCLMGGFGSAVLETACDLGLDTSRIRRIGLPDSFVEHGERHEVLADLGLDTAGIARACREMAERCSVVPHHDGGGTATI; from the coding sequence ATGCATCAACTGCTTTCTAAAATTGAATCGGCGGCCGACCTCAAAACGATGTCGAATGCCGAACTAACGCAGCTCGGCGCGGAAATTCGCGACGTGCTCTGCAATCTGCTCAGCACGCGCACGGCGCACTTTGCTTCGAACCTGGGGGTCGTCGAGCTTTGCCTCGCACTTCACAGTGTGTTCGACTTCCGCCGCGATCGACTGATCTGGGATACCGGCCATCAGATCTATCCCCACAAGCTGATCACCGGTCGCTATCACGAATTCAGCACGATCCGCACGAAGGGTGGCCTGATGGGCTACCCCAATCCGCAGGAGAGTGAATACGACCTCTTCATGACCGGTCACGCCGGCTCGAGCGTGTCGACCGTGCTGGGGCTGAAGAGTGGCGACGATTTGATGGGCCAGTCCGATCGCAAGAGCGTCGCGGTGATTGGCGACGGCGCCTTTCCCTCGGGCATTGTGTTTGAAGCTCTCAACAACGCTGGGGGACTTAAGAAAGACTTGCTGGTTGTTCTCAACGACAACAAGATGTCGATCTGCCCACGCGTCGGTGGTGTTGCCAGCTACCTCGATCGGCTTCGAACGACGCCGTTCTATGCGGGGCTGAAAAGCGAAGTCATCAAGGCGCTCAACCGGGTCCCTGTTCTCGGCGATCCTGTCGAGCGGTTCCTCGCACAGCTGAAGGAAGGTGTGAAGGCCGGTCTCCACGGCGGCATGCTCTTCGAAGATCTCGGCTTCCGCTATTTGGGCCCCATCGACGGACATAACCTGCCGCTGCTGAAAAAATACCTGCAGATGGTCAAAGACCTCAAAGGTCCGATCCTGCTGCACGTCGTCACAGAAAAGGGTCACGGTTTTCAGCCCGCTGCGGCCGATCCGGTCTTCTTCCACACTCCACCTGCGTTTGTGCAAGAGAACGGCTGTGCCATTCCGAAAAAGTCGAGTGGCGGAGTTCCGGCTTACACCCAGATCGTTAGCGAATCGATTGGCGAAATGATGGCCAAGGACTCGCGGGTGGTGGTTCTCACCGCGGCGATGTGCCAGGGCAATAAGCTCGAGAAAGTGCGCGACGAGTTTCCCGATCGCTTCTTCGACACTGGTATTTGCGAGTCGCATGCCGTGGCGTTCGCCGGTGGACAAGCCAAAGCTGGCTTGCGACCGATCGTGGACATCTACAGCACGTTCCTGCAGCGCTCGTACGATCAAATCTTCCAAGAAGTCTCGCTGCAAAATCTGCCGGTGATCTTCACCCTCGATCGCGCGGGACTCACTGGACCCGATGGCCCAACGCATCACGGCACCTACGACATTGCTTACATGCGTGTCTTCCCGAACATGGTGGTGATGGCGCCGGGAGATCAGTACGACGTCCGTCCGATGCTCAACCTGTCGCTGCAACTCAACCAGCCTTCGTCGCTGCGTTATCCTAAGGCCAACACCGAAACGATCCCCGGTGATCGCGCTCCTGTGGAACTTGGTAAAGCTGAAACGATTCGCTCGGGGCGTGACGGAGTGATCCTTTGCCTCGGCACGCTCCTCGGAGACTGTGTCCGTGCCGCAGATGTGCTGGCTCGCGAAGGGCTCGACATCGGTGTGGTGAACGCTCGCTTCGTGAAGCCAATCGATCGCGAGATGGTGGAGCGAGCCATTCGCGAATCGACGTTTGTCATCACTGTCGAAGAAGGATGCCTCATGGGAGGCTTTGGCTCGGCGGTGCTCGAAACGGCTTGCGATTTGGGACTCGATACCAGCCGCATTCGTCGCATTGGTTTGCCCGACAGCTTTGTCGAGCATGGTGAGCGGCATGAAGTGCTCGCCGACCTCGGTCTGGACACTGCCGGCATTGCTCGAGCTTGTCGCGAAATGGCTGAACGCTGCTCGGTAGTGCCGCATCACGATGGTGGCGGAACCGCGACGATCTGA
- a CDS encoding arylsulfatase, producing MLRKNYRALLQYFAFTVVCLSANYLVRSAQAADSDRPNIIWLMADDLGYGDVGCYGQKVIATPNIDQMAREGLRFTQFYSGATVCAPSRSVLMTGLHHGHTRVRGNAGAGNPAAQALRADDFTVAKFLQQAGYRTALVGKWGLGDDGQASTGLPRKQGFDEFVGYLNQRHAHNHFPSFLWRNEEKFPLPNVPELEEPDGSGYPKKAVQFADDLLTEEALAFVERNREQPFFLYWTPVIPHANNERARDLGNGAQVPDFGPYEKETWPEQDKGQAAMIHRLDTYVGRMLAKLKQLKLDQKTLFIFTSDNGPHNEARHNLERFQPSGSWTGIKRSLHDGGIRVPMICWWPGTIAPQQVSEHVGYSGDFFATAAELASRPAPAGLDSISFASTLRGDSSKQAKHEFLYWEFHENGFSQATLCEGRYKGIRLRDPDAPIAVYDLQTDPQERVDIAATNPALAARLDHYLKSARTTNEDWPARKPAAGNQGAKGKKSKSP from the coding sequence ATGTTACGCAAAAACTATCGCGCACTTCTTCAATACTTTGCATTTACCGTCGTCTGTTTATCGGCAAACTACCTGGTAAGAAGCGCGCAAGCAGCTGACAGTGATAGGCCGAACATCATTTGGCTGATGGCCGACGATTTGGGCTATGGCGATGTCGGCTGTTATGGCCAGAAAGTGATCGCGACTCCGAACATCGATCAGATGGCGCGCGAGGGACTTCGCTTTACGCAGTTCTATTCCGGCGCGACGGTCTGCGCGCCGTCTCGCAGTGTGCTGATGACGGGACTGCATCATGGTCACACCCGTGTACGAGGAAATGCAGGGGCCGGTAATCCAGCGGCGCAGGCACTTCGCGCCGACGACTTCACCGTGGCCAAGTTCCTTCAGCAAGCAGGCTATCGCACGGCGCTCGTGGGTAAATGGGGACTCGGCGACGACGGCCAGGCAAGCACAGGGCTGCCACGCAAACAAGGCTTCGACGAGTTTGTGGGGTATCTCAATCAGCGTCACGCGCACAACCATTTCCCCTCGTTTCTCTGGCGAAATGAAGAGAAATTTCCACTTCCCAACGTACCCGAACTCGAAGAGCCGGATGGATCAGGCTACCCCAAGAAGGCGGTGCAGTTCGCCGACGATCTGCTCACCGAAGAGGCGCTTGCATTTGTCGAGCGCAATCGCGAGCAACCTTTCTTTCTTTACTGGACCCCCGTCATTCCCCACGCCAACAACGAGCGTGCGCGAGATCTTGGCAATGGTGCACAAGTTCCCGACTTCGGTCCCTACGAGAAAGAAACGTGGCCTGAGCAAGACAAGGGTCAAGCTGCCATGATTCATCGGCTCGATACCTATGTCGGGCGCATGCTCGCAAAGCTCAAGCAGCTCAAGCTCGATCAAAAAACACTCTTCATCTTTACGAGCGACAATGGCCCCCACAACGAAGCGCGACATAACCTCGAGCGTTTCCAGCCCTCCGGTTCATGGACAGGCATCAAACGTAGCTTGCACGATGGTGGCATTCGTGTCCCCATGATTTGCTGGTGGCCTGGCACGATCGCGCCACAGCAAGTTTCGGAGCATGTTGGCTACTCAGGCGATTTCTTTGCCACCGCCGCGGAACTTGCCAGCCGACCCGCACCGGCAGGACTCGACTCGATCAGCTTTGCTTCGACCTTGCGTGGCGATTCGAGCAAACAAGCAAAACATGAGTTTCTGTACTGGGAATTCCACGAAAATGGCTTCTCGCAAGCCACGCTCTGCGAAGGACGTTACAAGGGAATTCGTCTGCGTGATCCCGATGCACCAATCGCTGTTTACGATTTGCAAACCGATCCGCAAGAGCGAGTCGACATCGCTGCCACCAATCCCGCGCTCGCCGCGCGACTCGACCACTACCTCAAGTCGGCACGCACCACTAACGAAGACTGGCCCGCTCGCAAACCAGCTGCTGGTAACCAAGGCGCAAAAGGAAAGAAGTCGAAGTCCCCCTAG
- a CDS encoding binding-protein-dependent transport system inner membrane protein encodes MADRVQTASRFSLSRASLALATIALLSLVVLSFSSALHRELLTRSLVLAGSAGLLSTIWGTMLALCLARARFPGRSIAIVLVIAGMLLPLYVHLAAWDAMLGSLGWLSVATAAPDRPWMSGITAAIWIHSLALLPWSTLLVLVRLASIDPRLEEQALLEMSETGVLVRVTLPRVASAMAMSMVWGMVATVGEMTVTNVYLVNTFTEHLYSRLALAAGLEEILPSLAPLLAMLVLAVSSLFWVTSQLNLAEVQNARRPVLLITSGLTKSLAIVVVFVSLGAITLVPVTNLLSQAGLVVLRNASDEPMRTWSALAAARVVLETPSQFYREFQWSIALAVQAASAGWILALLIAWIASRVKWGWILLALLCAIGLGMPGPVVGMMLSLVRGESRGSLAYLMDHSMLMPVIAQSFRIVPLVALLLWQTILSIDTRKIDAAMLDGYSSRGAVAWLLLSERRIALGSAWLLGVAISWGELSCSFLALPPSVDTITRRLFGLVHYGVDQQVAGISLVMLVAYIGVAALLWRVVQPPTVR; translated from the coding sequence ATGGCCGACCGAGTGCAAACCGCTTCCCGATTTTCTCTTTCGCGTGCCTCACTGGCACTCGCGACGATCGCGCTTTTGTCGCTCGTCGTCCTGAGCTTTTCCAGCGCGCTTCACCGCGAACTTCTCACGCGCTCGCTCGTGCTTGCTGGCTCCGCCGGTCTACTGTCAACAATCTGGGGGACGATGCTGGCGCTATGTCTAGCGCGAGCCCGTTTTCCGGGACGATCGATAGCCATTGTGCTGGTGATCGCGGGAATGCTGCTTCCGCTGTATGTCCACCTGGCCGCTTGGGATGCGATGCTCGGGAGTCTCGGCTGGCTATCGGTGGCAACAGCAGCGCCCGATCGGCCTTGGATGTCGGGAATCACGGCCGCCATTTGGATTCATTCACTGGCGCTGCTCCCTTGGTCGACGCTGCTGGTGCTGGTGCGACTCGCGTCGATCGATCCACGTCTGGAAGAGCAGGCACTGCTCGAGATGTCTGAAACGGGTGTACTTGTGCGCGTCACCCTGCCGCGTGTCGCCAGTGCGATGGCGATGTCGATGGTGTGGGGCATGGTGGCCACCGTGGGAGAGATGACGGTGACCAACGTCTATCTCGTGAACACGTTTACCGAGCATCTCTATTCGCGACTCGCGCTGGCGGCGGGACTCGAAGAAATCTTGCCGTCGCTCGCTCCCCTGCTGGCGATGTTGGTGCTCGCGGTGAGCAGTCTGTTTTGGGTAACCTCGCAGCTGAATCTTGCTGAAGTGCAAAACGCTCGTCGCCCGGTCTTGCTCATCACTTCGGGCCTGACAAAATCGCTCGCGATTGTCGTCGTTTTCGTTTCGCTGGGAGCCATCACGCTTGTTCCCGTCACGAATTTACTGTCGCAAGCGGGGCTGGTGGTTTTGCGGAATGCCAGCGATGAACCAATGCGGACCTGGTCGGCTCTCGCAGCGGCGCGTGTCGTTCTCGAAACACCTAGTCAGTTTTATCGCGAGTTTCAGTGGTCGATCGCCCTTGCAGTACAGGCGGCTTCGGCAGGCTGGATCCTCGCGCTGCTGATCGCTTGGATCGCCTCGCGCGTGAAGTGGGGCTGGATCTTGCTCGCGCTGCTGTGCGCGATCGGACTGGGTATGCCCGGTCCTGTCGTCGGAATGATGCTGAGTCTTGTGCGCGGCGAAAGTCGCGGAAGCTTGGCCTATTTGATGGACCACTCGATGCTGATGCCGGTCATTGCGCAATCGTTTCGGATTGTTCCACTCGTCGCCCTTCTGTTGTGGCAAACGATCTTGAGCATCGACACACGAAAAATCGACGCCGCGATGCTCGATGGCTATTCGTCGCGCGGGGCTGTTGCGTGGCTACTGCTCTCCGAGCGGCGCATTGCGCTCGGCTCTGCCTGGCTGCTTGGGGTGGCGATCAGTTGGGGGGAACTCAGCTGCTCGTTCCTGGCACTTCCACCGAGTGTCGACACAATTACACGTCGCTTGTTCGGCCTGGTGCATTATGGGGTCGACCAGCAAGTGGCGGGGATTTCGCTCGTGATGCTGGTGGCCTACATCGGAGTTGCCGCGCTGCTGTGGCGCGTTGTTCAGCCGCCAACTGTTCGATAA
- a CDS encoding NAD(+)/NADH kinase — protein sequence MTRAGGPGSEAPRDRHAFGSRRLRALVLGAGDRPQVVEEWERQAAMVAEHVDIVLVDFEGTSTIEDSTADFVLVLGGDGSILRSARQMGSNQLPVLGVNLGKLGFLAGINPEQLSTVLPLIASGDCKVVEHLMFECSLVEHGRLVETRLGLNEVVIHAGPPFSLLRVNFSVDGELATTYSCDGLIISTPVGSTAHSLSAGGPILRQDLQAFVICPISPHTLTVRPIVDSADRIFEMTVTAPNIGTTLVVDGRTMGTITAGSKVVVKRAPQRFSMIEVASRSYYRTLRDKLGWAGTIAEMRTEPQK from the coding sequence ATGACACGTGCCGGTGGACCGGGGAGCGAAGCTCCTCGCGATCGACATGCTTTTGGCTCCCGACGTCTGCGTGCACTCGTTCTCGGGGCTGGCGATCGTCCACAAGTTGTCGAAGAATGGGAGCGTCAAGCTGCCATGGTGGCCGAGCATGTCGATATCGTGCTCGTCGACTTCGAAGGGACGTCGACCATCGAAGATTCCACAGCCGACTTCGTGCTGGTGCTCGGTGGCGACGGATCAATCCTTCGATCCGCGCGGCAGATGGGAAGTAATCAGCTTCCCGTTTTGGGGGTAAACCTTGGTAAACTCGGCTTCTTGGCGGGGATCAATCCCGAGCAGCTTTCCACCGTTTTGCCGCTGATTGCAAGTGGCGATTGCAAGGTGGTCGAGCACCTGATGTTCGAGTGCTCGCTGGTGGAGCATGGCCGACTGGTCGAGACCCGTTTGGGGCTCAACGAAGTGGTGATTCACGCTGGGCCACCGTTTTCGCTGCTGCGCGTGAACTTCTCGGTCGATGGCGAACTGGCAACAACCTACAGCTGCGATGGACTGATCATCAGCACGCCGGTCGGTTCGACAGCACACAGCTTGTCGGCGGGTGGTCCGATCTTGCGACAAGACTTGCAAGCCTTTGTGATCTGCCCCATCAGCCCCCACACACTCACGGTTCGACCTATTGTCGACTCTGCTGATCGGATCTTCGAGATGACCGTGACGGCGCCGAACATTGGCACTACGCTGGTGGTTGATGGCCGCACGATGGGAACAATCACAGCGGGCTCGAAAGTGGTGGTGAAGCGGGCACCCCAGCGGTTTTCGATGATCGAAGTTGCCTCGCGCAGCTACTACCGCACACTTCGCGACAAGCTGGGCTGGGCCGGTACGATCGCCGAAATGCGGACCGAGCCGCAAAAATAG